In the genome of Dermacentor silvarum isolate Dsil-2018 chromosome 1, BIME_Dsil_1.4, whole genome shotgun sequence, one region contains:
- the LOC119458249 gene encoding uncharacterized protein LOC119458249: MSLESTTDLMYETAAEITPENHSPVPEPAVIASPKGTSESLEAKNSSQALTAESVYNSIASSATGTPTELTPVSFAPGPKQIKTGLKTSTSKMLETERTPKAATAESIHNSIISSRAEICAQETILSCTAASESRKSEFQNRYLQVHGDKAHSEGDGFRVCLQQHHFLCCWNSCRGKLCKLYFCPRANKDTFPNRCLKALSDKVFPENHDCSVCRQQHCFFCCWERRRGDSWKLYTSPWPDKDRLPQRFWITGTSKVLDSKHFPQTATVESDHNSAIPSAAGTATEVTSVTSTTVTTVLELLKMSASTGTSKVLDIKRTPQAAFVESVNNSIISSAAGTATELQNPTMSSATVLELPKTGISSSTSMILDSMHTPDYYC, translated from the coding sequence ATGTCGTTGGAGTCCACAACAGACCTGATGTATGAAACTGCTGCGGAGATTACTCCAGAGAATCACTCTCCTGTCCCTGAACCAGCAGTGATAGCCTCACCTAAGGGTACTTCCGAGTCCCTCGAGGCCAAGAATTCTTCACAGGCACTTACTGCAGAGTCTGTCTACAATAGCATTGCTTCCTCTGCCACTGGAACCCCCACAGAATTAACTCCTGTATCTTTTGCTCCTGGCCCTAAGCAGATAAAGACAGGCCTTAAAACAAGCACCTCAAAGATGTTGGAGACAGAACGCACTCCAAAGGCTGCGACTGCAGAGTCCATCCACAACAGCATCATTTCATCTCGTGCTGAGATATGTGCACAGGAGACCATTTTAAGCTGTACTGCTGCCTCTGAATCAAGAAAGTCAGAATTCCAAAACAGGTACCTACAAGTTCATGGAGACAAGGCGCATTCGGAAGGTGACGGCTTCAGAGTTTGTCTACAACAGCATCATTTCCTCTGCTGCTGGAACAGTTGCAGAGGGAAACTATGTAAGCTCTACTTCTGTCCCAGAGCCAACAAAGATACGTTTCCCAACAGGTGCCTCAAAGCGCTTAGTGACAAAGTGTTCCCCGAAAACCATGACTGCTCTGTCTGTCGACAGCAACATTGTTTCTTCTGCTGCTGGGAAAGAAGAAGAGGTGACTCCTGGAAGCTCTACACCAGTCCCTGGCCTGACAAAGACAGGCTCCCTCAAAGGTTTTGGATAACTGGCACCTCAAAGGTTTTGGATAGCAAGCACTTTCCACAGACTGCAACTGTGGAGTCTGACCATAACAGTGCCATTCCCTCTGCTGCTGGAACAGCCACTGAGGTGACATCTGTAACCTCCACTACTGTCACTACTGTCCTTGAACTGCTAAAGATGAGCGCCTCTACAGGCACCTCAAAGGTTCTGGATATCAAGCGCACCCCACAGGCTGCTTTTGTGGAGTCGGTCAATAATAGCATTATTTCCTCTGCTGCTGGAACAGCCACAGAGCTGCAGAATCCCACTATGAGCTCTGCTACTGTCCTTGAACTGCCAAAGACAGGCATTTCATCAAGCACCTCAATGATTTTGGATAGCATGCACACTCCAGACTACTATTGTTGA